The genome window ATGGCGCAGGAACAGAAAGCCGCGCCGGATTGGGAGCGCATTGAGGCCGACTACCGGGCTGGCTTGTTGTCGGTCCGGGAGATCGCCGCCTCGCAAGGCGTTTCGCACGTCGCGATAGCCAAGCGCGCTAAGCGAGATGGATGGACGCGGGACCTTGGGGCGAAGATCCGCGCGAAGGCCGAATCGCTGGTTACCAGCAGCGTGGTTACCACGCCGGTTACCACCCCGCAAGCGGTAACCGACAAGCAGATCATTGCCGACAATGCGCTGGCAATGGCGAACGTTCTCCTTACGCAGCGCAAGGATGTTGGACGCGCGCGTAGGTTGGCGATGCAGCTACTGGAGGAGGTCGAAACCCTCACCGGTAAGCAAGAGCTGTTGGGGCAGTTGGAAGAAATATTGCGGGGCGAGGACGAGTCGTCGCCTGATCGGCGTCGAGAGGTCTACGGAAAGGTACTGTCGGTGCCCAGCCGGATCGACAGCATGAAAAAGCTGGCCGAGACGCTTCGCATCTTGGTGACGCTGGAGCGAGAGGTGTTCGGGATGGTGGACCCTGGCGACGGTCCGCCGCCACCTCCGCCGCCAAACCCGGCGCAGTTTATCCAGAACACGACGGTGGTTATTCAAGATGCAGTCGCCGCAACCGTCCGAAAGCTCGAACTCGACTATTAGTGTTGAGGAGCTGGAACGGCTGGTAATTCGGGAGCTTTGCGAGTCAGACCATCTGTTTTTCTCCCGGTATTTCTTCAAGCACCGGCAGGGGAACAAGTTTCTCCGGAATTGGCACCATCGGTCGATCTGCGACGTCGTGCAGCGCGTAATCGACGGCACGACGAAGAACGTCGTAATCAATGTGCCGCCGGGCTCGTCCAAGACCGAGTTGGTCGCGGTCAACCTGATGGCGCGCGGACTGGCGCTCAACCCGCGTGCGCGCTTTCTGCACATCTCGTATTCGGACGATTTGGCGCTACTCAACTCCGAGGCGGCGCGCGAGATCGTGGCGTCGTACGAATACCAGTCGCTCTGGCCGCTGTCTATCGCAGCTGACTCGAAGTCGAAGAAGCGCTGGAACGTGATGCTGGACGGCAAGCGTGCCGGCGGTGTCTATGCCGTGTCCCTCGGCGGCCAGATCACCGGTTTCCGGGCCGGTCACATGGCGCCAGGGTGGCAAGGCGCGATCATCATCGATGACCCGCTCAAGGTCGAGGACGCATATAGCAAGGCGAATCGTGACAAGGCGAACCGCAAATTGGTTTCGACGGTCAAGAGCCGGAAAGCGAACCCGGACACGCCGATCATCGTGATCATGCAGCGCTTGGCCGAGGAAGACCCGACGGGCTTTATCAAGGCCGGGAAGGTACCGGGCGATTGGGAATTCATCGAGATTCCGGCGCTGATCGACGACGATTACGTTGCGCGGCTTCCGGAGCACATCCGCGAGAATGTCGAGGTAGGCGAGAAGGACGAGGACGGCCGGTTCAGCTACTGGCCGTACAAGGAGCCGCTGCAAGACCTGCTGGCATTGGAAGTCGCTGACAAGTACGTGTTCAGCGGCCAATACATGCAGCGGCCGAACCCGCTGGGCGGCGGCATCATCAAGCCGGCGAAGTTCACCCGCTACGCAATCTTGCCGAAGCTGAAATATCGGAAGATCTACGCGGACACGGCACAGAAGACGGCAGAGCGGAACGACTACAGCGTTTTTCAATGCTGGGGTATGGGCCAGGACAACCGGATCTATCTGATCGACCTCATCCGCGGGAAGTGGGAAGCGCCGGAGCTGAAGCGTAAAGCGATCGACTTTTGGAACAAGCATCTCGCCATCGGTGTCGGCGACCCGGACGCGCCTGCGCTGCGCCAGATGCGCGTCGAAGACAAGGCGAGCGGGACAGGCCTGATCCAGGACATCAAATCGGGCGGCCGCGTGCCGATCGAGGGCATTGAACGGAACAAGGACAAGCTCACCCGGGTAATGGACGGCGTGCCGCAGATCGACGCTGGAAACGTGTGCATCCCGGAGGAGGCGCCTTGGGTGAGCGACTTTACCCAAGAGTGCGAGGCGTTCATGCCCGACGACACGCACGCTCATGACGATCAGATCGATCCGATGCTGGATGCGATCGCGGACATGCTCGGCGGCGCGCAGCCGATCAAAGTCACCACCGACGCACTGAAACAATTCGCCAGACTGGGCACGACTCGATGACTCGCAAGCAAAGAAAATCCGAATGGTTGGCCGCGCGGCGCGTCACGCCGACGGTCCAGCCTCGGAAAGCTGCGCCTGCGGTCAAGGTCACGGTTGAGGCGTTGCTTCGTGCTCGCGCGAAGGAAACGGCAGCCGAATACGCCACGCCGATCGACGTCTTCGCGCCGTATGTACCCATGAAGGGTGTGTTGCCGAGCGACCGCACCGCGCCGAAGATCGCGATGGATGCCGGCTTCGACGCTCGCGCCGCTGCCGGCATGGGCGTCATCGAGGACGTCAGCTCGGCGTTCGGTAACGGCTACGCGTTTCCTGGTTTCGCGACGCTGGCCAACTGGGCGCAGATCCCGGAGTTTCGTCGGCCCGCCGAGGTCTACGCGCGCGAAATGACGCGCAAGTGGATCAAGATCCAGGCGTCTGGCGAAGTCGACAAGACGCAGAAGATCAAGCGCATCGAGGCTGAATTCAAGCGGCTGAACGTGCAGGCAGTTTTCCGCGAAGCGATCCAGCAAGACGGGCAGTTTGGACGCTCGCAGATCTTCATCGATACGGGCGCACCGATCGCCAAGCAAAACAGCGGCGAGCTCAAGATGGAACTCGTCGAGTCGGCGGCGAAGGTCGGCAAGGGCTCCATACAGCGCCTGACGGTCGTCGAGCCGATCTGGAGCTACCCGAACCGGTACAACGCCGACAATCCGCTCGATCCGACGTTTTACAAGCCGACGAGCTGGTTCGTAATGGGCACCGAGGTGCATTCCAGCCGTCTGCTGACCATCATCACGCGCGATGTGCCGGATATCCTGAAGCCGGCGTACGCGTTCTCCGGGCTGTCGCTGGCCCAGATGATGAAGCCGTACGTCGACAACTGGTTGCGTACGCGCCAGTCGGTCTCCGACCTGGTGCATGCGTTCACGGTCTGGACGCTCAAGACCGACATGTCGCAGATCATGACGCCGGACGGGCTGACGGAGTTCTTCAACCGGCTCCAGATGTTCAACTTGGCCCGTGACAATCACGGCGTCAACGCGATCAACAAGGATTCCGAGGATTTCGATAATATCTCGGTCCCGCTCGGTGGCTTGGACAAGCTGCAGGCGCAGTCGCAAGAGCAGCAGTGCGCGCCGTCAGGCTTGCCGCTGGTCTACCTGACCGGCATCACGCCGGCCGGGCTGAATGCGTCGAGCGAAGGCGAAATCGAGGTGTTTCAAGACACCGCCTCCGCGAACCAGGAGATCTACACGCCCGCCGTGTCGAAAATCCTGAATTTGGTGCAGTTATCGCTGTTCGGGGAGATCGATCCAGATATCGGCTTCATCTGGAACCCGATGCGAGTGGTCAGCGAGGTCGAGCAGGCAACGATTCGAAAGACGAATGCCGAGACGGATCAGGTGCTGATCGAAGCGGCCGTGTTGCTGCCGGAAGAGTCGCGTAAGCGTATCGCCAACGAGGAGGATTCGCCGTACAGCGGGCTGGATCTCACTCAGGAACTGCCGGAACCGGTCACGAGCGGTGGCGAGCCTGGGCCGAACGAAGAAGGCCTGGACCCGTACGAGAATGAGCCGCAGGCGGAGAGCTCCCATGAAGCTGCGCTCGCCGACTAAGAAAGCGATCGTCCTGCCGGCGTTGCACCCCAATGCGGGATTGCGCGCCGCGTATCAAAAGCAGTTGGACCGGCTGATCGACGAGATGCACGTCAGCCTGCTGTATTGGCTGAAAGCGTCCTATCGCGCCAATGCGCCCGAGATCGCGCAGGATGCCAGTCCGGCCATGGCGCTGCGCCAAGCGGTGCAACGGCTGTCGAGCCGGTGGCAGAAGCGGTTCGACGATGCGGCGCCGGAATTGGCGAAGTACTTCACGAAGCGCGCGGCCAGCACCACAGACGCGGCCCTAAAGGGTGCGCTGAAGAAAGCCGGGTTCACGGTCGAGTTCTCGATGACGAAAGTCACGAACGACGTGATGCAGGCGACCATTGGCGAGCAGATCGGCCTGATCAAATCAATCGCATCGAAGCACCTGGCCGACGTCCAGGGCATGGTGATGCGTAGCGTCAGCGCGGGCCGCGATCTGGGCACGCTGACCCAGGAACTCGAGCAGCGTTACGCAATCACCAAGCGCCGCGCAGCGTTCATCGCGCTCGATCAAAACAACAAGGCGACCGCGAGCATGATGCGGGTGCGCCAGGAAGCGCTGGGTCTAGACGAGGCAAAGTGGCTGCACAGCCACGGCGGGAAGCATCCGCGGAAGTCCCACCTAGCGGTTGATGGGAAGCGCTACAACGTCAAGAAAGGGATGTACATCGACGGCGAGTACGTCTGGCCGGGGCAGAAACCCGGTTGCAGGTGCATCAGCCAGTGCGTTATTCCGGGGATCGACGAATGATGTCGTTGTGCGGCATGTCCGGGCTGAACTGGTCGAGGATGTCGTGTTCCTCGGGCATCACCGGGTACAGCTTTTCGTGCCACCGAATCAGCATCGCGACGTTCTCGGGCGTGTGGCCGTAAAGCTTTGCGATGGTGACGGCCGTCGCGCCTTCGTCGCGCATCGACCGCAT of Robbsia sp. KACC 23696 contains these proteins:
- a CDS encoding phage minor head protein; this encodes MSRRRRAPMKLRSPTKKAIVLPALHPNAGLRAAYQKQLDRLIDEMHVSLLYWLKASYRANAPEIAQDASPAMALRQAVQRLSSRWQKRFDDAAPELAKYFTKRAASTTDAALKGALKKAGFTVEFSMTKVTNDVMQATIGEQIGLIKSIASKHLADVQGMVMRSVSAGRDLGTLTQELEQRYAITKRRAAFIALDQNNKATASMMRVRQEALGLDEAKWLHSHGGKHPRKSHLAVDGKRYNVKKGMYIDGEYVWPGQKPGCRCISQCVIPGIDE
- a CDS encoding DUF1073 domain-containing protein; the encoded protein is MDAGFDARAAAGMGVIEDVSSAFGNGYAFPGFATLANWAQIPEFRRPAEVYAREMTRKWIKIQASGEVDKTQKIKRIEAEFKRLNVQAVFREAIQQDGQFGRSQIFIDTGAPIAKQNSGELKMELVESAAKVGKGSIQRLTVVEPIWSYPNRYNADNPLDPTFYKPTSWFVMGTEVHSSRLLTIITRDVPDILKPAYAFSGLSLAQMMKPYVDNWLRTRQSVSDLVHAFTVWTLKTDMSQIMTPDGLTEFFNRLQMFNLARDNHGVNAINKDSEDFDNISVPLGGLDKLQAQSQEQQCAPSGLPLVYLTGITPAGLNASSEGEIEVFQDTASANQEIYTPAVSKILNLVQLSLFGEIDPDIGFIWNPMRVVSEVEQATIRKTNAETDQVLIEAAVLLPEESRKRIANEEDSPYSGLDLTQELPEPVTSGGEPGPNEEGLDPYENEPQAESSHEAALAD
- the terL gene encoding phage terminase large subunit, producing the protein MQSPQPSESSNSTISVEELERLVIRELCESDHLFFSRYFFKHRQGNKFLRNWHHRSICDVVQRVIDGTTKNVVINVPPGSSKTELVAVNLMARGLALNPRARFLHISYSDDLALLNSEAAREIVASYEYQSLWPLSIAADSKSKKRWNVMLDGKRAGGVYAVSLGGQITGFRAGHMAPGWQGAIIIDDPLKVEDAYSKANRDKANRKLVSTVKSRKANPDTPIIVIMQRLAEEDPTGFIKAGKVPGDWEFIEIPALIDDDYVARLPEHIRENVEVGEKDEDGRFSYWPYKEPLQDLLALEVADKYVFSGQYMQRPNPLGGGIIKPAKFTRYAILPKLKYRKIYADTAQKTAERNDYSVFQCWGMGQDNRIYLIDLIRGKWEAPELKRKAIDFWNKHLAIGVGDPDAPALRQMRVEDKASGTGLIQDIKSGGRVPIEGIERNKDKLTRVMDGVPQIDAGNVCIPEEAPWVSDFTQECEAFMPDDTHAHDDQIDPMLDAIADMLGGAQPIKVTTDALKQFARLGTTR